GATGGGCCGCAACCGGAGATAATCGAAGTTCTTCTACTACCTCACCTTTAGGACGACCTAAATGACTGGCCAGAATGACTTTTGCACCCTGTTCAACTAAATATTGAATAGTAGGAAGGGCAGCGCGAATTCTAGTATCATCCGTAATATTCCCATCCTTCAAAGGCACATTAAAATCGACCCGACAAAACACACGTTGACCATTCACGTCCACGTCTTTCAAAGTCTTCTTGTTCATAGGGGAACCTCCTCAAAGAAAAAATTCGTTATGTAGCCACCTATATTGTAACTCAATGTTCCCAAAAAGATTGCGCCTTTTCGGAATTTTTTTCACAAGGGAAAAAGGAGCGAGGGGACCAGACCCCCGCTCCCCTCTCAAAGCTTGTATATCTTATAGTCCTTGCTTACCAATGTAATCAGCTAGGTCTACAACACGGCTTGAATAGCCTGTTTCGTTGTCATACCAAGAAAGAACTTTTACCATATTATCTTCTAATACCATAGTAGAAAGAGCATCAATAGTAGATGAAGCTGTGTTACCATTGTAGTCTCTAGATACTAGTGGCTCATCAGAGTAAGCTAAAATGCCTTTTAACTCACCTTCAGCTGCTTCCTTCAATGCTGCATTCACATCTTCAGCTGTAACAGTTTTATCTAATTCTGCTACAAGGTCAACTACAGATACGTTTGGTGTTGGAACACGCATTGCCATACCATTTAATTTACCTTTTAGTTCTGGTAATACAAGAGCAACAGCTTTTGCAGCACCAGTAGTTGTTGGAATGATAGATTCAGCTGCCGCACGAGCACGACGGTAATCTTTATGTGGTAAATCAAGAATTTGTTGGTCATTTGTATACGCGTGTACAGTTGTCATCATTCCACGCTTGATTCCGAACTTATCGTTTAGAACTTTAGCAAATGGAGCTAGACAGTTTGTTGTACAAGATGCATTAGAAATGACATGGTGATTTGCTGCATCGTATTTATCTTCGTTAACACCCATTACGATTGTGATATCTTCTTCATTAGCTGGAGCAGAGATAATAACCTTTTTCGCTCCTGCTTCTAAGTGTTTCGCTGCGTCTGCACGCTTTGTAAAACGACCAGTAGATTCAACAACCACTTCTACTCCTAGGTCTCCCCAACCAAGTTGAGCTGGATCACGTTCAGCTAATACTTTAATTTTTTGTCCGCCAACTACAAGATAGTCTCCATCTACAGATACAGTCTCATTAAGCGTACCGTGCACAGAGTCATATTGTAGTAAGTGAGCAAGCATGTTAGCATCTGTTAAATCGTTAACTGCTACTACTTCTACATTGGGGTTATTAAGCGCCGCACGAAATACATTACGTCCAATACGTCCAAATCCGTTAATTCCTAATTTTACTGTCATGTATAGTTCCTCCTTAAATTAAAAAAGCAGAGTAAATTATTTATATAAGGGGTGCAAAGAGACCCTTATTTGCTTAGAATTTCTAGAGCTCCATGGCACAAGCTTCATCTGTAATTAAAATAGTCGATGCTGGGGCTTGATTCATATATGCTCGAATTGCCTTTGCTTTTGATGCTCCACCGGCTACCGCTATAACGTAAGGAATCTGTTCTAAATCCTCGAGCTGCAATCCAATCGTTTGTACTCGATGAACGACTTCACCTTGTTCATTAAAATAGTATCCGAATGCCTCACCAACAGCATTCCCATTTAAAACTTTCTTAAAATCCTCTTCGGATGTTTTCCTTCTTTTGGCCATCGTCACTGCATCACCAATCCCATGAAGAACCATATGAGCTGATTTGATGAGTGATAAAATCTCACTTACCTGTGGTTCTTGTACCATTTTTTCATATACTTCCGGGCTCAATTGATCCGGAACATACAGCACTTTGTGTTTCGCCTGTGCTTTCTGTGCCATGGTTGAACAGATGGTGTTTGCTTGATTTTGAATCTCTTCACCTATTCCACCTCGAGCTGGAACAAAGAGAACCTCTTTATTTGTGAACTCTGGTGTTAGCATTTCAGCTACTTTAGCCATGGTGGTTCCACCAGTAACAGCTATGATATTTTTTCCAACCAGGTGGTTTTTCATGCAAATCGCACAGCTTCTCCCCAATTCATTTTTTACCCAAGGAGACTCTTCACTATTTCCGGGCACGATAATAATATCTTGTATGTTCCATCGTTGCATGAGCTTTTGTTTTAACCGATCAATTCCTAAGACTTCATCCATCATATTATTCAAACCTTCAAGAAGCTCAATACCGATTGGTGTAATGAACATTCCAGCTGTGGTTATTTGGATCAAATCCTGTTTCTTCAGTAATTCTACCTCTGAACGGAGGACTCGTTCGGTTAGTCCTAAACTTTGGGAAAGACTTCTTCTGCCAACAGGCTGCATCTGGTGTATGTACTTCATAATGTGATATCTACGTTGAAGTGTTGGCATCAAGTCAGGCAAAAGCTTTTGCATAGAGTGGAGCTGATTCGTCAAATGGCTCACCTCTTCATTGGGTGTGGTCAAAAAATGTCCCGCATAGACATATTATGTCCCACTTGCTGCAAAAAAAATACCCCTGATTTGTTTTCATTGTATCAAGGGTAACATATGAATTCAACTAAAATGACTCAAATTATTGCTGTAATCGCTTTCTTACCTCATCAAAGTCGATAATTCCTTCGCTGACCTCTTCCCCATCTATAGTGACAACTGGAATTCGAATTCCGTACTTTTCCGTTAATTGGTCATCAGTGTCGATGTCTACTTCGACTAATTGGAATGGGAAATGTTCCTGGAGTAACTCCAACATCACTTTTGCTTCTTTACAAATGGAGCATTTATATCGTGTATAAAAATGGACAGTTTTCACTAGTGCGTTCCCTTCTTTTTACCGGTATTGTTTTCTTTTACTAGAGGGTAAAATCCCCAATTGGTCGCGATATTTTGCAATGGTTCGCCGCGATACTTTTATATATTGTTGGTGTAATAGGTCTACAATTTGTTGATCGGATAGAGGCTTTAGCTTATCCTCAGTCTCGATAAGTTTTAGAAGAGCTTGCTTTACCTGCTCTGTACTTTGGTCTTCCTGCGGATTGCCGACCGCAGCAGAAAATAATGATTTTAGTGGAAAGGTTCCATGGTTAGTTTGAAAGAACTTCCCTCTCACCGCTCGACTTACAGTAGATTCATGAATGTGTAGCTCGTCAGCCACTTCCCGCATAGATAAGGGGCGAATAAAAGCTGGTCCACGTTCAAAAAACGCCTCTTGTCTTGCAACCATTGTAGTCATGATTCTTTCCAGTGTCCACTTTCTAGACTTTAAGCTTTTCTTTAGCCAGTTGTATTCTCCCGTGCAATGCTTTAAATATTCCTGAACCGAAGCATCTGAATGCTGTGCAAATGTGCGGTAGTAATCGCTATGGTATTGAACGTTTGGAATGTGGTCCTGCACCAGCTGTATTTGCCATTTCCCATCTTTTTTCCAAACAAGAAAATCAGGAATGATGTAAGGAGATTCCTCTTTTTTAAATCGTAGGCCTGGTCGCGGATGTAAGGTTTGAATATTATCCGCTAGATTTTGAATCTCCTGTAGTGGAATGTTTAATTCTTTTTCAATTTGTTTCCATTTCTTATTAGCGAAGGAATCAAAATAGAATTCGATAATTACAGTGTCTTGTTCGGAGAAATGGTTTCGCTTCATTTGGATCATGAGACATTCTTGAAGACTTCTCGCCCCAACTCCATTTGGTTCCAACGCTTGTAAGACAGAGACACAATAATCCCATTCCGACTCGGTCATATTTGGGTATTGATTTTTCATATCTTCGTATTGAATCGTTAAATAACCGTTATCATCAAGACTGTCTATTAGATAGTGAATTTTCTGTTTCGTGGATTGTGATACATTCAGAAGTACTAATTGCTTTAAAAGGTGTTCGGAAAGCGACTCTTCCTTGTGACCCAACTGTTCAATCCAATTGGAGTTCGAGTCTTTTTTGACCCTGTTGGACTTCCTGGTAGTAGTATAGGATGGGGGCGTAAGCTGAATAAGTGGGTTATCAAGAGTTTTTTCTTCTAAAAATGAAATCAACTCCTGAGAGGAATATTGAAGTAGAGCAATAGCCTGTTGTAATTCTTGGGTCATCGACAATTTGACTGACTGCTTCTGAACAAGACTTACCTTTGGTTCCATCGTTCACCCTCCTCTTCTCCTATTTTACATGATGAGAGTGAAAGCGTATACATGGAATAGTTGGAATAAAGAACGGGACTGAAAGTTATTCAGTCCCGGTTGATAACCATTACTATTATTCAGCAAACCACTCTTCACGCAAGATTCCCATTTTTACAGAGTCATAATATTCGCCGTTATAAAGACGAGCTTTTCTAATTCTAGCCTCTTCCTTCATACCTAGCTTTTCTCCGACCTTGATCATTCTATGGTTTCCAGACCAGGTTGTGTATCCGATTCTAGGGATTTGAGGGTGCGCTTCAAACAAGTAATCGACCCAGAGTTTGATCGCTTCCGTTCCGTAGCCACCGCTCCAATATTCAGGTAAAAAGATTACAATACCGACTTCCATCCAGTTTGATGGTTGGTGTTCCCAGTAGAAAGTCACCGTACCTATTGTTTTTCCATCTGCCACAATCAATCTCTGGGAATCTAGTCCTGCTTCTATTCTTTTAGTCATAGATTCTTTGTACGTTTCAAAATCTACTTTTTTCAATGGGAAGTATGGGGCATCCCACTTTTTAAACTCGGGTTCATCCTCACCGTAGATGAGTGTCCATAGTGTTTGTAAGTCCTGCTTTTGTACAGGTTTAAGCTCTATTTTGTTTCCTTTTAATGTTGATAATGTCTCTTTCAATTATGTCATCTCCGTTATTTAAAAGATTTTTTATATGAAGTGAATGTTGGTTTTGGTTGTTTTTCATTTTTACCGCCTCCTAAATTATTCTTAATAATCTATTCGGTATGGTCTTAATAAATCCTGCTTCACCCTTTTAGGGTTTCGAACTCCCTATTTGTTTCCGTTTAACATTTAAACCGTTCTTTATAATTAAAAAAAGAAGAGTGCCCCACTCGCCATAATTAGCGATGGGACACTCTTTCGTAAGTCTTATTACGCCCTCGGAGGGAATCGAACCCCCATTTCAAGAACCGGAATCTTGCGTGCTATCCGTTGCACCACGAGGGCAAAATAGGATCACTCAGATAAGAGTGACAGATTCAATTATATTGAAAAGATGGAGATTTTTCAACTATAGAATTCATACTTAGGAAATATTAAACTCCTTGAACTAATTCATATGACACTTGTTTAAATAGACGCAAAATGGGTATCATGATAAAGTTGAATACATACATAATCTATCCAAAAGTTGTCGAGCGAAATCTTTTGACCTTTATTGACCATTATTGTATGATGAATTTACAACATAATTTTCCTTTCAACTCTGTCAAAA
The window above is part of the Bacillus carboniphilus genome. Proteins encoded here:
- a CDS encoding sugar-binding transcriptional regulator — encoded protein: MTNQLHSMQKLLPDLMPTLQRRYHIMKYIHQMQPVGRRSLSQSLGLTERVLRSEVELLKKQDLIQITTAGMFITPIGIELLEGLNNMMDEVLGIDRLKQKLMQRWNIQDIIIVPGNSEESPWVKNELGRSCAICMKNHLVGKNIIAVTGGTTMAKVAEMLTPEFTNKEVLFVPARGGIGEEIQNQANTICSTMAQKAQAKHKVLYVPDQLSPEVYEKMVQEPQVSEILSLIKSAHMVLHGIGDAVTMAKRRKTSEEDFKKVLNGNAVGEAFGYYFNEQGEVVHRVQTIGLQLEDLEQIPYVIAVAGGASKAKAIRAYMNQAPASTILITDEACAMEL
- the rpoN gene encoding RNA polymerase factor sigma-54 encodes the protein MEPKVSLVQKQSVKLSMTQELQQAIALLQYSSQELISFLEEKTLDNPLIQLTPPSYTTTRKSNRVKKDSNSNWIEQLGHKEESLSEHLLKQLVLLNVSQSTKQKIHYLIDSLDDNGYLTIQYEDMKNQYPNMTESEWDYCVSVLQALEPNGVGARSLQECLMIQMKRNHFSEQDTVIIEFYFDSFANKKWKQIEKELNIPLQEIQNLADNIQTLHPRPGLRFKKEESPYIIPDFLVWKKDGKWQIQLVQDHIPNVQYHSDYYRTFAQHSDASVQEYLKHCTGEYNWLKKSLKSRKWTLERIMTTMVARQEAFFERGPAFIRPLSMREVADELHIHESTVSRAVRGKFFQTNHGTFPLKSLFSAAVGNPQEDQSTEQVKQALLKLIETEDKLKPLSDQQIVDLLHQQYIKVSRRTIAKYRDQLGILPSSKRKQYR
- a CDS encoding GNAT family protein, producing the protein MKETLSTLKGNKIELKPVQKQDLQTLWTLIYGEDEPEFKKWDAPYFPLKKVDFETYKESMTKRIEAGLDSQRLIVADGKTIGTVTFYWEHQPSNWMEVGIVIFLPEYWSGGYGTEAIKLWVDYLFEAHPQIPRIGYTTWSGNHRMIKVGEKLGMKEEARIRKARLYNGEYYDSVKMGILREEWFAE
- a CDS encoding glutaredoxin family protein, producing the protein MKTVHFYTRYKCSICKEAKVMLELLQEHFPFQLVEVDIDTDDQLTEKYGIRIPVVTIDGEEVSEGIIDFDEVRKRLQQ
- the gap gene encoding type I glyceraldehyde-3-phosphate dehydrogenase, with protein sequence MTVKLGINGFGRIGRNVFRAALNNPNVEVVAVNDLTDANMLAHLLQYDSVHGTLNETVSVDGDYLVVGGQKIKVLAERDPAQLGWGDLGVEVVVESTGRFTKRADAAKHLEAGAKKVIISAPANEEDITIVMGVNEDKYDAANHHVISNASCTTNCLAPFAKVLNDKFGIKRGMMTTVHAYTNDQQILDLPHKDYRRARAAAESIIPTTTGAAKAVALVLPELKGKLNGMAMRVPTPNVSVVDLVAELDKTVTAEDVNAALKEAAEGELKGILAYSDEPLVSRDYNGNTASSTIDALSTMVLEDNMVKVLSWYDNETGYSSRVVDLADYIGKQGL